The following proteins are encoded in a genomic region of Bacillus sp. FJAT-22090:
- a CDS encoding VWA domain-containing protein, protein MDLRVDQPLWLLLFIPILIYLIWTWRRDKNSFRKEAKVVFFIRLLAIFCLILGLTNPYLLLPIKEEQVLFLVDRSASVQGTDQQVAEWIEKSMSTRKDSHLVGVYTFAEDFQSEVALTSGEVNLPVFAPMKDSGDTDIARALQLSTGIVEPNKATRIVLFTDGIETTGSVTDELVKITGGNVTIDVVQLNRIATEDVAITSFETPPVAFEGEQQQLNVELESTTNTKGEILLYQNDELISRQHLTLEQGTNTYTFRNSSAGEGLLKYEVQVVIAGDGLIENNKLTSVTNVESSPQLLIVTHERNNSNIASVIDQAAIKTDVIDSTELPFDLSNYLAYDAIIFDNVPGHVVGEQKMTVIEQAVKNFGVGFMMVGGKNSFGLGGYFKTPIEKLLPVEMEIKGKHQLPSLGLVIVMDRSGSMSGSKFEYAKEAAARSVEMLREGDTLGFIAFDDRPWEIIETASLKNKEKALDTILSVGVGGGTEIYSSLALAYERLSPLKLQRKHIILLTDGQSATSNDYEALIEEGSQDLITVSTVAVGQDADRALLENIAEIGGGSFYDVADESTIPAIMSTETAMISRTYIEDNPFYPTIYGDAAWTSLFADGVPQMNAYIATTPKQTASIIAESEKEDPVLAEWMYGLGRTIAFTSDSTGEWSGDFANWNNLGDFWNTAVSRLLPAYSEVPFTIQKSSDGSYSVADPTGKSSFIEVTAVNEKGEELPVTSEPIAPGKSRVTVESDPGLVFFRVSNEQDALYQAGISIPYSAEYKVQKANSNLLEQIASQTGGRLLTEASEVFRPIEIKSSEKQSIQQMLVLAAIILFFIDITIRRFGFRQLITPFYKLKRKEKIPNVTSTSNVEKLVKEKKKR, encoded by the coding sequence GTGGATTTACGAGTTGATCAACCACTATGGCTACTATTATTTATTCCAATTTTGATTTACTTGATTTGGACATGGAGAAGAGATAAAAATAGTTTTCGAAAAGAAGCAAAAGTAGTATTTTTTATACGTCTACTTGCTATCTTCTGTTTAATCCTAGGATTAACAAATCCATATCTATTATTACCTATTAAAGAAGAACAAGTTTTGTTTTTAGTCGATCGTTCGGCATCTGTTCAAGGAACTGATCAACAAGTGGCAGAATGGATTGAAAAAAGCATGTCTACCCGAAAGGATTCTCATCTTGTAGGCGTTTATACATTTGCAGAAGACTTTCAATCAGAAGTCGCATTGACGAGTGGAGAAGTAAATTTACCTGTTTTTGCGCCAATGAAAGACTCAGGTGATACAGATATAGCAAGAGCATTACAACTATCTACGGGTATTGTGGAGCCCAACAAAGCTACACGTATTGTTCTTTTCACAGACGGTATCGAAACTACAGGTTCTGTTACAGATGAGTTAGTTAAAATTACTGGAGGAAATGTAACGATTGACGTAGTTCAACTGAATAGGATAGCTACAGAAGATGTTGCAATAACCTCTTTTGAGACGCCACCCGTTGCGTTTGAAGGAGAGCAACAACAGTTAAACGTCGAATTAGAATCCACTACTAATACAAAAGGAGAAATACTTCTTTATCAAAATGATGAGTTAATATCACGTCAGCATTTAACGCTTGAACAAGGTACAAATACGTATACTTTTCGAAATTCATCTGCTGGGGAGGGCCTTTTAAAGTATGAGGTTCAAGTAGTCATTGCGGGGGATGGTTTAATTGAAAATAATAAACTGACAAGTGTCACGAATGTTGAAAGTTCACCACAACTACTAATCGTGACACATGAAAGAAATAACTCTAATATTGCATCAGTTATCGATCAAGCTGCTATCAAGACGGACGTGATTGATTCTACCGAGCTTCCATTCGATCTATCCAATTATTTGGCGTATGATGCCATTATTTTTGATAATGTTCCTGGGCATGTTGTGGGAGAGCAAAAAATGACCGTCATCGAACAAGCAGTGAAGAACTTCGGTGTAGGGTTTATGATGGTTGGTGGCAAAAACAGCTTTGGCTTAGGTGGATACTTTAAAACTCCTATTGAAAAGTTACTTCCAGTGGAGATGGAAATTAAAGGTAAGCATCAATTGCCTTCTCTTGGATTAGTAATTGTTATGGATCGTTCTGGAAGTATGAGTGGCTCAAAATTCGAATATGCGAAAGAAGCAGCAGCCCGTTCAGTAGAAATGTTACGTGAAGGAGATACGCTTGGATTCATAGCATTCGATGATCGCCCTTGGGAAATTATAGAGACAGCATCTTTAAAGAATAAAGAAAAAGCCTTAGATACTATTTTATCTGTAGGGGTAGGCGGGGGCACAGAAATATATTCGAGTTTAGCTTTAGCTTATGAACGCCTATCTCCTTTAAAACTGCAAAGAAAGCATATCATTTTATTAACAGATGGACAGTCAGCTACTTCAAACGATTACGAGGCATTAATTGAGGAAGGCTCGCAGGATTTAATAACAGTGTCTACTGTTGCAGTTGGGCAGGATGCAGACAGAGCGTTATTGGAAAATATTGCTGAAATCGGTGGTGGATCTTTTTATGATGTGGCAGATGAATCTACTATTCCAGCCATAATGTCTACCGAAACGGCCATGATCTCCCGCACGTATATTGAAGATAATCCGTTTTATCCCACCATTTATGGAGATGCAGCATGGACGAGTTTATTTGCCGATGGTGTACCACAAATGAACGCGTATATCGCGACTACTCCTAAACAAACAGCATCTATTATTGCGGAAAGTGAAAAAGAAGATCCTGTTCTAGCAGAATGGATGTATGGGTTAGGAAGAACAATTGCTTTTACATCTGATTCCACAGGAGAGTGGAGTGGTGATTTCGCAAATTGGAATAATTTGGGTGATTTTTGGAACACAGCAGTTTCTCGACTTTTACCTGCATATAGTGAGGTACCTTTCACGATTCAAAAATCAAGTGATGGTAGTTATTCTGTAGCGGATCCTACTGGGAAGTCTTCGTTTATTGAAGTAACTGCAGTCAATGAAAAAGGAGAAGAATTACCTGTTACGTCAGAACCGATAGCACCTGGAAAATCAAGAGTGACAGTTGAAAGTGATCCTGGTCTTGTATTTTTCCGTGTTTCAAATGAACAAGATGCCCTATACCAAGCAGGCATATCGATACCATATAGTGCAGAATATAAGGTGCAGAAGGCAAATTCAAATTTGCTGGAGCAGATTGCAAGTCAAACAGGGGGCAGGCTGCTTACAGAAGCATCTGAAGTATTTCGACCTATAGAGATAAAAAGCTCTGAAAAACAATCGATCCAACAAATGCTTGTACTTGCTGCGATTATTTTGTTTTTTATAGATATTACGATTAGAAGGTTTGGTTTTAGACAACTTATAACTCCATTCTATAAATTGAAAAGAAAAGAAAAAATACCGAACGTGACGTCGACAAGTAATGTTGAAAAACTTGTAAAAGAGAAAAAGAAACGATAA